A genome region from Urocitellus parryii isolate mUroPar1 chromosome X, mUroPar1.hap1, whole genome shotgun sequence includes the following:
- the LOC113181899 gene encoding histone H2A-Bbd type 1-like, giving the protein MAGKKYRRSYKSKKQTISRSTRAQLQFPVSRVDRFLRQGHYGQRLSSSAPVFLAGVLEYLTAKILDLAGQEAHSNRKMRITPEHVGKVLEKNRHLYRLFEDNANPPDVKKPKKSKK; this is encoded by the coding sequence ATGGCCGGGAAAAAATACCGTCGGAGCTACAAGTCTAAGAAGCAGACCATCTCCAGATCCACCAGAGCACAGCTTCAGTTCCCTGTTAGCCGTGTGGACCGCTTCCTGAGGCAGGGTCACTATGGCCAGCGACTGAGCTCTTCCGCTCCTGTTTTCCTGGCTGGTGTCCTTGAGTACCTGACCGCTAAAATCCTGGATCTGGCAGGTCAAGAGGCCCACAGCAACCGCAAGATGCGCATCACCCCGGAGCACGTGGGGAAGGTGCTGGAGAAGAATCGGCATCTCTATCGCCTCTTCGAGGATAACGCCAACCCTCCAGATGTCAAGAAACCAAAAAAGAGTAAGAAGTAA